Below is a genomic region from Candidatus Aenigmatarchaeota archaeon.
AAGAAAAAGGAAACCTTTGAATTTGCTTTCGTAATGGACAGCTTGAAGGAAGAGCGAGAAAGGGGCGTAACGATAGACGTAGCATTCAAGAGTTTTGAGACTCCAAAATACTACTTCACTATTATCGACGCACCTGGCCACAGGGACTTTGTTAAGAACATGATTGTCGGTACTTCTCAGGCAGATGTAGCCATCTTGGTTGTTTCTGCAAGGGAAGGAATCCAGGACCAGACCAAGGAGCACGCGTTCCTTGCAAAGATTCTTGGAATCAACCAGGTAATCGTGTCAATTAACAAGATGGACGCTGTGGAGTACAAGCAGGACCGATTCAATGAAATCAAGGGACAGGTTGAGAAGCTTCTTACTGGCGCAGGATTCAAGCCAGACACAGTTAAATACATTCCTGCTTCCGCATACGTTGGAGACAACATAGCAAAGAAGAGCACCAACATGCCTTGGTACACCGGACCTACAATATTGGAGGCCTTGGACCAGATTACCCCACCTCAGAGACCTACGGACAAGCCGCTTCGGCTTCCAGTTCAGGATGTTTATTCCATTACTGGTGTCGGTACGGTTCCAGTAGGCAGGGTTGAGACAGGCACTGTCAAGCCAAACCAAGCGGTACTCATAATGCCTGGAGGCGTTAAGGCAGAGATTAAGTCCATCGAGATGCACCACCAAGCCCTTACAGAGGCGAAGGCGGGTGATAACATTGGATTTAACCTCAGGGGAGTCGGCAAAAATGACATCAAGAAAGGTGACGTTCTTTGTGACCCTAACAGCCCGGCAACAGTTGCAGAGGAGTTCACGGCGCAGATTATTGTCCTGAACCACCCCACTGTGATTGCGGCAGGTTACACCCCGGTGTTCCACGTGCACACCGCCCAGGTTACCTGCACAATTACCGAGATTGTCAAGAAGATGGACCCCAAGACAGGTCAGACCGTTGCTGAACATCCAGACTACATAAAGACTGGTGACGCTGCAATCATCAAGGTAAAGCCAACAAAGCCCATGGTAATTGAGACGCAGAGCACATACCCTCAGCTTGCAAGATTTGCACTGAGAGATATGGGTCAGACCGTTGCTGCAGGCATCTGCATAGATGTTGTACCTAAGAAGTAATTTTGAACTGTTTTTTCTATTTTAATGTTTCTATCCAGATTATCGACTATCGTTTTAGATTTCACCAAGAGATTTATTATTTTTCTTTATGAAAAAGTATGTTCCTGACATTTAGGGAAGGGCATTGTCCCGTTTGCGGGATAATGGGAGAAAAGGACGGACACTACCTAAGGTGCATAAACTGCGAAACGCTCTTTTCGAAGTTCGGAATACTTCAGGAACCATTTGAAGGTTCACTCCCCTTTGAGGAGTTCGATGAAATCTTCCAGGACAACTAATGGCGAAAAACGGCTCTCTTTGAACGGCAAAGGAAGCTTACAGAGGGGTACTTATGCTCAATTTGTTTTTATTTATTAGGAGATTTACTGTTATGGGATTTGGCTTTTTGAGTAAAAAGCGCGATAAAAAACAAGATTATGCCTCCGGTTGGTTGATTTGCCTGACTGTGGTTTTGCTGCTTTTTATTGTCTGGACAGTGAGTAGCGTCTATGAGATTGGC
It encodes:
- the tuf gene encoding translation elongation factor EF-1 subunit alpha, with the translated sequence MASNKTHVNLVTIGHVDHGKSTSVGRLLFDSGAVREETMRKLKDEAKEKKKETFEFAFVMDSLKEERERGVTIDVAFKSFETPKYYFTIIDAPGHRDFVKNMIVGTSQADVAILVVSAREGIQDQTKEHAFLAKILGINQVIVSINKMDAVEYKQDRFNEIKGQVEKLLTGAGFKPDTVKYIPASAYVGDNIAKKSTNMPWYTGPTILEALDQITPPQRPTDKPLRLPVQDVYSITGVGTVPVGRVETGTVKPNQAVLIMPGGVKAEIKSIEMHHQALTEAKAGDNIGFNLRGVGKNDIKKGDVLCDPNSPATVAEEFTAQIIVLNHPTVIAAGYTPVFHVHTAQVTCTITEIVKKMDPKTGQTVAEHPDYIKTGDAAIIKVKPTKPMVIETQSTYPQLARFALRDMGQTVAAGICIDVVPKK